The DNA segment TTCAGGCTTTTTTCGGCCACGTTCTTGTTGGTCCGGTCGTTGATGCTGTTCTTCATCGCCTCGAACTCGGTACGCTGATTGGATATGTTGATCTGCAGCTTGGCCCGGTCCCCGGCTATCGGCCGTTTCTGGTTGAACTTCCATAGAATGTAGATGTTGTTGTCGTCATCGACAGCACTCTTCGGATCCTGGTTGATGTCCGAGGTCAGTGTTATCAACAGCTCAATCAGCATCAGGCCAAGGTACTCTGGAATGGGGGCCCGCCGGATGTATTCGTTCAGCTTGTGCTGGATCTTGCGCACCATCTCTATGTAGCTGTCGGAATCCTTGTACGCGGTCAGGATAAACCAGGTAAGTGGATTCATGTTGTTCAGGTATTTTTCGCACAGAAAGGCCTGGATGTTCTTTTCGTCGGGCAGCAGCCCCTGGTTGGTGCGTATATTGTTGTACAGCGGGCGAAGGATCTGGTTGCGCACGTCCTGCACCACGGTACTGTTTTTCTCCAGGATCTTGTTCAGGTATTCATGCTTGATTGGTGTTTTAAAATCGATAGGGTTACGCATGTTGTGCCGATTCCACTGCCGTACAAGATCGGATTCGACCAGCTCCTCGTACACAGCGGTATCGAACTGTCGGTACAGCATGGCATAGCTGATCAGCTTGGTAAAATCGATTACGTCTTTCCGTTTCTGTACGACATCCGGCAATGATACCTCAATCTTGGAGAGGTATCCCAGCAGCATCATGCGCTGCACCGTACTGGGCGAGAAATCTACCAGATAAATACCGTACTCCTCCATGTTGTCGGAGAGACGGTATTTGTTGATGCGCTTGTTGTGACTGATAAAGTACGACACACCGGCATCGGTAAAGATCATCTTGATCGGCACATTGATGTGAGGACGTTTGGTCTGAGTTGCCACGAATACATGCTCCTTCCATCAGTATCGGTTGAGCCGTACCTCAAGTGTAGCATGACCGGTCATGGAAATAAATGAAGTTTTCTCATTTTTTGGGTGTGTGTGCTGCGTGGTTTGGGTTGATTTTGGCTGATAGGCGCGGTATTTTTATGGTGATCTGCCCATAAATGAATGAACGTTCATTCATTTATGGGCAGATCGACACCGCACCAGTTCAGGAGGCACAATGTCCAGACGACTCGACCCAGGTAAGCGCCATTTGATAATCCGCACTGCATTGCAGGTTTTCGGTGCCAAGGGGTTCAGCGATACCACCATCCGCGACATCGCCAGCAGCGCCGGCATTGCCGCCGGCACCATCTATACCTATTTCACTGACAAGGATGAACTCTTTCGCCACAGTTTCGAGTACGCCTGGGACGAGTTTCATGCCGGCATGGAGCACATCCTCGAATCCGAGCCCGATGTGGAGCTGAGCGTCACCCGGATTATCGATTTTGGCTTTGATCTGCTGTTCGATCTGTATCCACTGGTGCGTGGTATGTATACCCAGGCAAACCTGCAGGACCTCCTGTCGCCGCATCTGGAGCGCCTGTCGCTCGTACTGGAAAAACATTTCTCTTCCCGCAGCTCCCTGCAGATCTTTGGTATTGTTGATAATCCCGAACTGCAGCGGTTTTTCCTTAAGCTGATGACAGCCGGCATTCTCTCGACGGTGTCCCAGACACCCCCCGAGGATGTAAAACCGGTCATTGCCGAGGTAAAGCAGAATTTGCTGCGGGGCCTGCAGCGGGGTGTCAGGTCTGATGCAGCAGCAGGAGGCTGCCCATGACCCCGACAGATGCTGGTCGCGGCCGCCGAAAGATACTGGCACTGCTCATTGTACTGGCGATTTTTATTGGCCTGCCGCTGTGGCAGTTCCTGCAGCCAGAGGACATTCCCCCGACACGGGCCGGGGTACTGGTGGAGCTGGAATTGGTAGTCCCGGAGGTTTTTGAGGATATTCTGCGCTACCCCGGGACGATTACCCCGGAAAACACGACGGTGGTAACCCCGAAGCTTGCCGGCGAGGTGCTGCGTATGCATGTACGCAGCAACGATCAGGTGCAGGCAGGGCAGCTGCTGGCCGAGCTGGATGACAGCCTGCCGCGGCTGCAGGCTGAACAGGCTCGTGCCGGGGTTCGGGCCGCCCAGGCGCAGCTGGACCAGGCTCGCCGGGGTGTGCGGGCGCAGGAACTGGAGAGCGCTCGAGCATCGGTGGAGCAGGCCGAGGAGGATCTGCAGACTGCCCGCAGCAACCTGGAGCGAACCGAACGCTTGTACGAAGCTGGAACTATCCCGCGTGCCCGTTACGAGGAGGCGCAGAACTCCTTTCGGTCGGCCCGCACTCAGGTAGAGAATGCTCGCCGCTCATTACGGCTGATGGAGGAGGGGGCCAGTGCCGAGGAGCTGGAACTTGCAGAGGCCAATCTTGAATCGGCGCGAAAACAGCTGCAGCTTGCCGAGCTGCAGCTTGGATATGCCGAGGTGCGCGCCCCGATTGCCGGACGGGTGGCGGATGTCATGGTGGAAGAAGGGAACATGGTGTCCACCGAGACCGCCCTGGCAGCTATTATTGGGGATGAGTTGATCCATGTGCAGTCGGCTTTGCCGGAAGAACACTACGGTACCCTGGGATTTCTTGCCGGAGAACTTGAGGCACGGATATTTCCGATTGCCTATCCGGATGATCCGCCCTACGAGGGTGTGCTGTCGCATGTTTCCTCGGTGATTCAGCCGGAGAGCCGCACTTTCAAAATAGAGGTTGCGGTGGATAACACCCGTGGGCGGCTGCGGCCGGGAATGTTCGTGAATATGGAGCTGATTGTTCGCCGGATCGAGGATGCAATCGTCGTACCCGGTTCGGCAGTATTGCGGCGAGACGGGCGGAGTGTGGTCTTTACGGTAGAGGAGGTTGAAGGTGAGACCGTTGCCCGTATGCTGCCGGTTCGTGTCGGGGCGCGCAGTACCGGTCGACTGTTGATAGCCGAGGGGCTTGAGGCCGACATACCGATAGTCGTACGCGGCAATACCTATCTTGAAGACGGACAACTGGTGCGGGTAGTTGAAGGAGATCGCCCATGAGTCTCCCGCGCAGGGCGGTCCAGCATCCGGTAACTACCACCATGGTATTCGCGGCCATGCTGGTGCTGGGGTTTATCAGTTTGAATCGTCTGGGACAGGAGCTGTTTCCCGAGATCAATCTCCCGGCGGTCTTTGTGCTGACCGTCAGCCCCGGGGTGGGTCCCTACGAGATAGAGGAGGGGATCACCCGGCCGATCGAGGGAGCCGTGGCCGGTATGAGCGGGGTCGAACGGATTACCAGTATCTCCGAAGAGAGTGTATCCCAGGTAACTATTTCTTTTGCGGAAGGCACCGATGTAGATACTGCGGTGCATGATATTCGCGAACAGGTAAGCTCGGTCGCAGATGAATTCCCGTCGGGGACGCAGCGTAGTCAGCTGTTCAAGTTCAATGCATCCATACTGCCAAGTATGCAGCTGCATGTCTATTCACGAACCGAGGGGATTGATATCCGGGGTCTGGTCGAGGATGAGGTGATCCCGCAGCTTGAACGGGTCCCGGGTGTTGGCCGGGTTGATGTGTTTGGCGGGCAGGAGGCGGCGGTGATGGTCCGGCTGAACCTTGACAGCCTGAGCAAGCGCAACATTCCGATCAGCCAGGTGCTGCAGGCGTTCGAGGGCGAGAATGTAAACCTGCCTGCCGGGATTATCGATATCGAGGATCGGGTGCTGAACCTGCGCACGGTCGGCAGTTTTGAGCGGGTCGAGGACATCGGCGAGGTGCTGGTGGGCGCGGGCAACGGGGTGCCGATATTTCTGAAAGACGTGGCCGAGATCGAGTCGGATTATAGGCAGCAGCGTCAGTTTTTGCGTACGGCAGAGGGCGAGGGGCTGCGTCTGCAGGTCCAGAAACAGGCAGGATTCAACACGGTCGAGGTGAACGACGGGGTGCTGGCCCGATTGAACGAGCTGCAGCATGAACTGCCTCCCTCGGTCCGCTTCGAGATTCTCGAGGATCAGGCCGACAGTGTGCGCGATGCAATTGGCGGCGTAGCCTCAGCGGCCTGGCAGGGGGGATTACTGGCGATACTCGTACTGCTGGCCTTCCTGCGCAATCTGCGGTCAACCTTTATTATTGCCGCAGTTATTCCGGCTGCCGTTGTGGTAACCTTCTCCCTGATTGATTTCGGCGGGCTGACCATCAACATCACTACCCTGCTGGGGATGACCCTGGCAATCGGTATGTTTGTGGATAACGCCATCGTGGTGCTGGAGTCTATCTACCGCAAACAGCTGGCTGGCCACAATCCTCTGGAGGCGGCGATCGCCGGTGCCGAGGAGGTGGCTACTGCGGTTACGGCCAGTACCCTGACGACCATGGCGGTATTCCTGCCCATGATATTTGTGAGCGGGCTGGCGGGGATCCTGTTTCAGCCCTTCTCCATGACCATTGCCTTCAGTCTGTTCATCTCGCTGGCAGCATCGCTTACCCTTACCCCGATGCTGTGCAGCCGGTTCTTGCGGGTCGAGGCAGCGGTTTCCAGTGATCGTGAGCTGGAGGAAATCAGCCTGGCAGATGTGCACATCCACAGTACCAATCCGGTGCTGCTGAAACTCAGTCAGCTGATGCAGCGGCTTCTGCAGATTCTGGATGATCGGTACGAGATGGCTGTTCGCTGGTCGTTGCGGCATCCGCTGCAGGTTATTGGCAGCGCAATCTTCCTGTTTTTACTGAGTATCGGCTCGGTGCTGCTGCTTGGTATGGAGTTTATCCCCGAGGGTGATGAGGGGCTGTTCACGGTCGAGTTTGAAACCAGACTGGGATCCTCGTATCAGCAGACCGGAGATATCGCCTTTCAGATTGAGCAGATTGTGCGCGAGGAGACAGGCGAAGCCCTCCGCACTGCGGCAAATCGGGTTGGTTCCGGGGGGAGCAACCAGGGGGCGGTCTCGGTAGCCCTGGTGGATGCGGGCGAGCGCCGCGAGGATATCTGGCGTATTGTGAACCGGATAGACCAACGTATCCAGGACGAGGTAATGGATGTTCGCCACACGATCCATATTGAGGGCATGGCGGCCCTGGCTGCCATGGCCGATGGCGAGACCAGTCCGTTGATAATCGAACTGACCGGGGATGATATCGATGCCCTCGGCGACTATGCCGACACCTTGGTGGAACTGCTGGCCGACACCCCGGGAACGCGAAACATTCGCACCTCACATGATGTCGGAGTGCCGGAGATCCAGTTTCGCATAAAGCGGCAGGCCGCCGCCTCCCTGGGGCTGTCGCCCCTGGAGATCGCCATGACCCTGCGCACCGCCTACAACGGGACCGAGGTTTCCCGATTTACCGGCGATGAGCGGGATGTGGATGTGTTCGTGATTCTGCGGGACGAGGATCGGACCGATCTTGAACGCATCACCGGTTTGTACTTTATCAATCGGGCTGGAGATCGAATCCCGCTGGAAAGTGTGGTAGAGGTGGTCGAGGACGAGGGGCCGATCGCCATCAATCGTACCGATCGTTCCCGGGTGGTGCGGGTTTTAGGCAGCCTTAGCGGTGAGCTGCCGCTGAACCGGGTGCTGAGCAGGATAGACGACCGGCTGGACGAGCACGGCGATCCCCCGCTGGGGATAGAGCGAAGGGTCACCGGGGCTGGCGAGGATATGGCAGAGTCGTTTGCCAGCCTGTTCAATGCCCTGCTGCTGGCGATCATGCTGGTGTACATGGTAATGGCCAGCCAGTTCGAGTCGTTCGTCAATCCGTTTATTGTAATGTTCTCGGTACCGTTTGCTATTATTGGTCTGACCGCTGCCCTGCTGTTAACCAACACCACCTTTAACCTGCTATCGTTTGTGGGTGCTATTCTGCTGGTCGGGATTGTAGTCAACAATGCAATCGTCCTGATTGACTACATCGACCAGCTGAGAAACCGGGGCATGGAGCTCACCGAGGCGATCGTTCATGGGGGCAAGACGCGACTCAAGCCGATCCTGATGACCTCCTTTACCACCCTGCTGGGCCTGGTGCCGATGGCAATCGGCACCGGCGGGGGAGCGCATCTGCGGGCGCCGATTGCCCGGGCAGTCATTGGGGGACTGGCGACATCCTCCATAATCACCGTGATACTGATACCAACCCTGTACTTCCTGGTGCAGGGTCGGCTGCTGAAGAGAAGGGGGACCACATGATACAGAATCACCGTCGAATACCGCGCAGATATGGGCGCAGCTTGCTGCTGGCGGCAGCCGTACTGCCACTGCTGCTTGGCGGCTGCAGCTACTATCATCGGGCAACGGTGCAGGGGTTTGTCGAGGATGAGGCAACCGGCACCGGGATTAACAATGCAACGGTGCGGTTTTATCAGGAGGAACCAAACCGGCCGTCGTCGAGCGGGTTCTTCGCGCGAACCTCGACATCAACCAGCGGCGGAAACCCGGGGTACTACCGTAACACGGTGGTGTGGGACAGGTATTTCAGCGAGTTCGGGGCCGAGGGGGACAGCGGCACCATCTACCTCGGGGTAACCCATCCCGATTATCAGGGCAGGGTGATCCGGATGCCGGGGATTCTGAGCGATGATATCAACACCCTGCAGACGATTCAGCTGCAGCGGGTGACCTTTGCGGCCGGTGAGGTATACGGTCGGGTGATCCGTGCCGGGGATGGCAGCGGGGTAAACGGGGTGCGGATGGTCCTGACCGTACCCGATCTTGATGATGCAGGCAGCCCGACTGGTAGTGAGCGTGAGTATGTGGCGGTAACCGGCATGCGAACCGGGGAGTCTGGCTGGTACAGCTTTGATGAACCCTCCTGGCGCGATGCCAGTACCGACCCTGGCGGCAGCAGTGAGGTCGATGCCCGGATAGAGATAGATGATCCCGACTGGAAGGGGGAAAACCCGGAGCCGCGTACAGTTCGGCTTATCAGCGAGCAGGATCGTGAGGTGCCTGACAGCATGCGGGCAGTGCGGCAGCCCCGAAGCGAGTTCTCTGCCACCCTGACGGGACGGGTGTTGTACCGGCCCGCCGGTGCAGAGGAGTATCGGGGGCTTGCCGGGGTCGAGGTAGAGATTTCCTGGTCTGACGAGCGTGGCGATCGCAGCGAAATCCGGGAAACGGGACCGGATGGCAGCTTTACCGCTAGCCTGAGCTGGCAGCGCGAGGAGGGGTACCTCCCTCCTGCGGGTGTGCCCGAGGGTGAGGATATGCTCCGGGCATCGGAGGACCAGCTTGTGGTAGAGTATCGACATCAGAAGATTGATGCTGCCGATGAGGACCGCGGCCGTGGGGCGATCCGTTCCTGGGTAACACCGAACCGGATGCCGGATCTGTATCTCGAGGAGTCACCGTGATGCCGCGGGATGGCACCAGGCTGTGGCGAGGTATACTGCTTGCTGCGGTGACCGGGTTAGCCTGCGCCGGGCTCCCGGCTGCAGCCGAAGTCGCCGATGCAGCCGTCACTGCCGATGCGGCTGATGAAGCCTATGCCACCTATACGGGCGATGGGCATGACCTGACCCTGCAGACTGCGCTGCAGCTGGCCGAACAGCGCAGCCATGGACTGCAGCGAGCCGCTGCCGCGGTTGAGGGTGCTGCTGCCGGTGCCGATGCGGCCCGGGCACAGCGACTGCCGCAGGTCTCTGCGACTGTATCTGCAACCCTGTTAAGCGACCCGCCAGAGGGGGTGCGAATTCGTCGGGGGAGCCTCGGGAGTACCGAGGCTCCGGGAACGACCTTTCCGGTACCACTGCCGGACGAGGACGTAGTACTGGTCCCAGATGCCGAGCGCACCTTCTATCGGCTGGAGGGGGTGCTGGAGCAGCCACTCTTTACCTGGGGAAAGCTGTCGCGGGGCGAGCGGGTTGCGGTGCTGGATCGTGATCTGGCAGATATTGAGCTGCAGCAATCCAGGCGCGAGCTGCGCCGCGATACAATGCAGGCGTATTATGGCACACGGTTTGCTGCTGATGCCGTAACGGTGCTGCGGAATGCCGAGGCGATTGCCGAGCAGATACTGGCAGATCGGGAACTGGCTCTGGAGGTTGGTACGGTGAACCAGGAGGATCTGTTGGAGGCCCGGGCCGAGCTGCAGGAGCTCAGGATGCAGCGACGGCGGGCAGAACAGGCGCTGGCCTCGGCCGAGACCGGCTTGGGTACCCTGCTGCAGCAGCCAATAACCGCGACCCGGCTGGTCAGCGACTTTCCGGATCGACCGGAACTCCCGCCCGAAGCCGGGTTATATCAACAGGCTCTGTCGGATTCTCATGACCTTGAGCTGCTGCGTGGTCGCCTGCAACAGGCGAGACTGGGGACTGAGGTCGAGCAGCGCAGCAGCATGTGGCGCCCGGATGTTGCCTTGCAGCTGCAGCTGGAGGCTGGTGGGCAGCGGCTGCCGCCGCAGGCGAACTGGTATGATTCCTGGGATGTCGGGGTGAATCTGACCCTGGCCGGCAGGTTCGGGGTGTATGACGGCGGTGCCCAGGCAGCCGCCGTACGTCAGGCGGAAAGCCGTGAGCGGCAGCTGCAGGCAAGTATTGCCGAGCTTCGTGACGGACTGGCGTATGAGGTTCGACTGCGCCGGGAGGAAGTAGTAGCCCGACGCGAGGAGCATGAGCTGAACCGCTTGCGGCTTGAACTGGCTGAGGAGCGTGCGCGCAATGCACGGGTGAGTTTCGAGAACGACCTGATCACCCGGGCAGAGGAACGTGGAGCGCAAATTCTGCTGGAGCTGGCGCGCCTTTCACAGCTGCGCAGCAGGTATCAGCTTGAACAGGCGTATATCGAGCTGGATTTTCTGACCGGGAGTCTGCCCGGTTCCGCACCATAAAAAAGTATAAAAAAGCCCGGCCGCAACAACGGCCGGGCGATTCCTAAGCAAACCAGCTGGTGCTATGACCGGCTGCTGGTGTCATTGGACTTTGATGCCGGTTTTTTCGCGGTCTTGCGGGCCGGTTTTTTGGCAGCGGCGCCGCTGTCAGGGTTGCTGCCGGCAGCGGCCTTTCCGGTTTTGGCCCCGGCTGGCTTTCTGGCGGTTTTGCCAGTCGAGGTTTCCCCGTCTAAAAGCTGAATGAGTTGTTTCACGGTGTACTGCGACCCTTCTTCGGCCTCTTTCCAGGCAATGAGCATGCTGTCCAGCGCCTTCAGGTGTTTTGCTGCCGGAGACAGGCTATCTGCCGGGGTGTGATACTCGGTCAGGCACGCAAAGTATCCGGCGATTCTGATCCCTGCGAGCAGCTCGGCAAACCCTTCCTGGTTAAAGTATACCACGCCATCGTAGCTGTTTATCCCCAGCTGCGAGTGTGCATCCAGGTCCTGCAGGATGCCATGCAGCAGGATGCGGGTCCAGGCAACCTTGCCTGGATTGGCAGCGGAGGGCAGGTACGGCATCCAGCCGAGAATGATGCGCAGGAGGCGGCGCACGGCATAGGCAAGCTGCTCGAAATCCTCAATGCTGCCCAGGGCGTCCTTTACATTCCCGATGATTACCCGATCAAGCTCCCATTCCTCCAGCAGCAGCGCAGCTGCATCCCGGTAGGGATGGACATCGGTACCTTCTCCGACGGTTTCCGGAATCTCGACTGCAGCAGTGAGCGGCATCAGGTAGGCAAGACAGAACCACAGGGCGGTATGAACCGGATCCGGTTTACCGTTGCTGTCGGTGAGCGGTTGTTCCATGCGAGCGGTGACCGCCTGTGGGGCCTTGGAAAGGCTCTGGCGGGTACCGGCGTAGATTGTCGGCAAGGTACGGCTCAGGGCGTGCTGCAGATTGTCCCGTCCAGGCAGGCTGCCGGCCTTGGTGTCGAAGGAGCGCAGGGAATCGACAGCATCCGCATATCGTACAGCCAGATCCTGGATCAGTTCATGATCGGGTTCCACACCTGGTTCGGTCCAGCCGCGCAGCAGGGCGGCGAAGGCATCGAAATGACAGGCCCAGCCCATCGGCGCGTGCACCGGTTCAAGATACAGATCACGTACCGCCCGGTTTATGTCCGGGGTGCCGCTGCCGCCAAGACGATCATGCAAGCGAGAGTACAGTCCGGTTGCGGTGTCCTCCACCTCGTGTACATTCATGAATACCTGGTACTGGTAACCGCTCAGGGCGGCAAACAGGCCGGCATGGAACAGCTCGCTGCTGCGGCGAATAAACCAGAGGCCGCTGTGGACCTCATACAGCAGGGTGAACCACTGCGGGCCGGTGTGCAGCCGCAAGGCCTGGGCAAGGTCGGTGCGCTGGTTGGGCAGCTTACCGGCACTGGTTTTCCGGGTATATGGCGCAGCGGCCTTGATCCATCCCTGGGTAGATTCATAGGAGTTGTTGTAAAGCACCAGGGCTCGCTCATCACCGTGGCTGTTGCTGTAGGCATACACGTTTTCGTTTATCTGCCCGTGGCTGGAGTAGAAATCATACAGGTGGAAGCTGTCCACCTCGGCAAACAGATAACGCTTGCGTGCCAGCGGGAAGATATCATGCTCATGCCGGGCGATCAGCCCCTGATCCGGCTGTTCGTCATGATACGCGCGGCTGTATTCCATGCCGTATTTCTCGGCAAAGCCCTCGATCTGCCCGTGTCCGAACATCGGCAGTCCGGGCATGGTCAGCATCAGGGTACATACACCGAAGTACTTGTCATCGCGACCAAACTGTGCCACCGCGGTTTCCTCATCCGGATTATTCATAAAGTTCACAAACCGTTTCAGGATGTCGGGGTCGAACTCAAGGGTGTTTTTGATGGTCTGCCGGTACTTGGCGTTGTCCTCATTTTTGAGCATGTGCATAAAGGCAGAGTTGTAAACCCGGTGCATCCCGAGGGTTCGCACAAAATAGCCCTCCATCATCCAGAATGCCTCGGCAAGCAGCAGGGTGTCCGGCAGCTCCTGGGCAACCCGGTCGACAACCTCGCGCCAGAACTCCTCGGGTATCCGGTCATCGAATTCCTCACGGGTCAGACCGTGTTCGGCGCGAGAGGGAATATCTCCTCCGGTGCCGGGCGCCGGGTACCACAGGCGCTGAATGTGCTTTTTGGCAAGGGTCATGGCTGCATCAAAACGGATGATGGGAAAGTTGCGGGCAACATGCAGGATAGTCTGGATTACCGCCTCGCGCACCTCGGGATTAAGGAAGTCCAGCTGGGCGGTGTCGTTCCAGGGCATATGGGTGCCATCGTTTCCATGGTAGATGTAGCGGGTATCCCCGCTGTGGTTGTCGGTACGCTTGAACACCACACTGGCGTCGGTGCGGTCGTAGTAATGATCCTCGATCTGCACGGTCAGGTGCGGTGAGCGGGAGAGATTCTTGCCGGTAAAGCTGTAACCGGGAAACGGCGGGTAGCTGAGCTGCACAAACCAGTCGGGGTGCTGTTCAACCCAGTCCGAGTCTATCCCGGTGTGGTTGGGCACCATGTCGCTGGCCAGCCGGATTCCACGCTGGGCACAGCGATGGCGCAGGTTGGCAACGGCATCCCAGCCGCCAAGGGAATCTGCAATCTCGTAGTTCAGCAGCGAGTAGGCACTCGCTTCGGCATCCGGATTCCCGCAGAGATTCTTTATTTCCTTACTGGCCGGGGACCGCTGCCAGAGGCCGATCAGCCAGAGGCCGGTAATGCCGCGCGAAGCCATCTGATCCAGTTCCTGATCAGGTATCTGGTTCAGGGTGCGAATCTCGCGGTCGTACCAGCGTGAAAGCTGATCCAGCCAGACAAGGGTGCTTTTGGCAATCAGTACGACACGCGGCATCCAGTCCCGGTCCATGCTGAATCGTTCAGCTTCTTCATCCAGTCCGCCAAAGCTCAGTACGTCCCGGCTGCCGCCGCCAACAAAGCCACGAGCCTTGCGTTCCTCCGAGAGTTTATCAATGGCGCGCAGCAATCGTTCCAGCAGGCTGCCCAGAATGGAGCCCCAATGGCGGCGAATGTATGCCAGCTGATCGAACAGGGATTCCGGAAACAGCTGTGCCGGCATGCGGAGCATGTCGATCAACAGTTCGTTTTCCGGTCCGAAACTCGGAAGCTCTGCGAATACCTCATGCAGGGATTTAGTGAAGGCATCGAATCCATGATGCAGCTGCAGCTCCTGAACATCGAAAATCTCGCGATAGTTGGCCAGTGCCGGATTTTCCTGCTCCAGATACACCAGCATCAGCTCGGTAAACAGCTGATCCCGGCCGGTCTCGTCGGGATCAGCGGGATTCGGTCGGGACTCCAGGAAGTCACGGCAGGATGTTTCCTGCTTGAACACCTGTGCTGGCGGGTGAGTCTCGGCAAAGGATTCGATCAAGGCGGCAGTTGCCGGCTTGCCCAGCCGCTGCTGAACCTCCTGCCGGGCAGTACGGAGGATCTCTTCTCCGTACTGCTCGCG comes from the Spirochaeta africana DSM 8902 genome and includes:
- a CDS encoding TetR/AcrR family transcriptional regulator, producing MSRRLDPGKRHLIIRTALQVFGAKGFSDTTIRDIASSAGIAAGTIYTYFTDKDELFRHSFEYAWDEFHAGMEHILESEPDVELSVTRIIDFGFDLLFDLYPLVRGMYTQANLQDLLSPHLERLSLVLEKHFSSRSSLQIFGIVDNPELQRFFLKLMTAGILSTVSQTPPEDVKPVIAEVKQNLLRGLQRGVRSDAAAGGCP
- a CDS encoding efflux RND transporter periplasmic adaptor subunit, whose protein sequence is MTPTDAGRGRRKILALLIVLAIFIGLPLWQFLQPEDIPPTRAGVLVELELVVPEVFEDILRYPGTITPENTTVVTPKLAGEVLRMHVRSNDQVQAGQLLAELDDSLPRLQAEQARAGVRAAQAQLDQARRGVRAQELESARASVEQAEEDLQTARSNLERTERLYEAGTIPRARYEEAQNSFRSARTQVENARRSLRLMEEGASAEELELAEANLESARKQLQLAELQLGYAEVRAPIAGRVADVMVEEGNMVSTETALAAIIGDELIHVQSALPEEHYGTLGFLAGELEARIFPIAYPDDPPYEGVLSHVSSVIQPESRTFKIEVAVDNTRGRLRPGMFVNMELIVRRIEDAIVVPGSAVLRRDGRSVVFTVEEVEGETVARMLPVRVGARSTGRLLIAEGLEADIPIVVRGNTYLEDGQLVRVVEGDRP
- a CDS encoding efflux RND transporter permease subunit; translation: MSLPRRAVQHPVTTTMVFAAMLVLGFISLNRLGQELFPEINLPAVFVLTVSPGVGPYEIEEGITRPIEGAVAGMSGVERITSISEESVSQVTISFAEGTDVDTAVHDIREQVSSVADEFPSGTQRSQLFKFNASILPSMQLHVYSRTEGIDIRGLVEDEVIPQLERVPGVGRVDVFGGQEAAVMVRLNLDSLSKRNIPISQVLQAFEGENVNLPAGIIDIEDRVLNLRTVGSFERVEDIGEVLVGAGNGVPIFLKDVAEIESDYRQQRQFLRTAEGEGLRLQVQKQAGFNTVEVNDGVLARLNELQHELPPSVRFEILEDQADSVRDAIGGVASAAWQGGLLAILVLLAFLRNLRSTFIIAAVIPAAVVVTFSLIDFGGLTINITTLLGMTLAIGMFVDNAIVVLESIYRKQLAGHNPLEAAIAGAEEVATAVTASTLTTMAVFLPMIFVSGLAGILFQPFSMTIAFSLFISLAASLTLTPMLCSRFLRVEAAVSSDRELEEISLADVHIHSTNPVLLKLSQLMQRLLQILDDRYEMAVRWSLRHPLQVIGSAIFLFLLSIGSVLLLGMEFIPEGDEGLFTVEFETRLGSSYQQTGDIAFQIEQIVREETGEALRTAANRVGSGGSNQGAVSVALVDAGERREDIWRIVNRIDQRIQDEVMDVRHTIHIEGMAALAAMADGETSPLIIELTGDDIDALGDYADTLVELLADTPGTRNIRTSHDVGVPEIQFRIKRQAAASLGLSPLEIAMTLRTAYNGTEVSRFTGDERDVDVFVILRDEDRTDLERITGLYFINRAGDRIPLESVVEVVEDEGPIAINRTDRSRVVRVLGSLSGELPLNRVLSRIDDRLDEHGDPPLGIERRVTGAGEDMAESFASLFNALLLAIMLVYMVMASQFESFVNPFIVMFSVPFAIIGLTAALLLTNTTFNLLSFVGAILLVGIVVNNAIVLIDYIDQLRNRGMELTEAIVHGGKTRLKPILMTSFTTLLGLVPMAIGTGGGAHLRAPIARAVIGGLATSSIITVILIPTLYFLVQGRLLKRRGTT
- a CDS encoding TolC family protein; translated protein: MPRDGTRLWRGILLAAVTGLACAGLPAAAEVADAAVTADAADEAYATYTGDGHDLTLQTALQLAEQRSHGLQRAAAAVEGAAAGADAARAQRLPQVSATVSATLLSDPPEGVRIRRGSLGSTEAPGTTFPVPLPDEDVVLVPDAERTFYRLEGVLEQPLFTWGKLSRGERVAVLDRDLADIELQQSRRELRRDTMQAYYGTRFAADAVTVLRNAEAIAEQILADRELALEVGTVNQEDLLEARAELQELRMQRRRAEQALASAETGLGTLLQQPITATRLVSDFPDRPELPPEAGLYQQALSDSHDLELLRGRLQQARLGTEVEQRSSMWRPDVALQLQLEAGGQRLPPQANWYDSWDVGVNLTLAGRFGVYDGGAQAAAVRQAESRERQLQASIAELRDGLAYEVRLRREEVVARREEHELNRLRLELAEERARNARVSFENDLITRAEERGAQILLELARLSQLRSRYQLEQAYIELDFLTGSLPGSAP
- a CDS encoding alpha-amylase family glycosyl hydrolase, whose translation is MLRPFHIRQDFRAQYDPECLQIGISSEQSMLPGVRTPSLLAYEINRSRDIAADPARAVSAGEMSAMALLDEIYFYLIGLYREQYGEEILRTARQEVQQRLGKPATAALIESFAETHPPAQVFKQETSCRDFLESRPNPADPDETGRDQLFTELMLVYLEQENPALANYREIFDVQELQLHHGFDAFTKSLHEVFAELPSFGPENELLIDMLRMPAQLFPESLFDQLAYIRRHWGSILGSLLERLLRAIDKLSEERKARGFVGGGSRDVLSFGGLDEEAERFSMDRDWMPRVVLIAKSTLVWLDQLSRWYDREIRTLNQIPDQELDQMASRGITGLWLIGLWQRSPASKEIKNLCGNPDAEASAYSLLNYEIADSLGGWDAVANLRHRCAQRGIRLASDMVPNHTGIDSDWVEQHPDWFVQLSYPPFPGYSFTGKNLSRSPHLTVQIEDHYYDRTDASVVFKRTDNHSGDTRYIYHGNDGTHMPWNDTAQLDFLNPEVREAVIQTILHVARNFPIIRFDAAMTLAKKHIQRLWYPAPGTGGDIPSRAEHGLTREEFDDRIPEEFWREVVDRVAQELPDTLLLAEAFWMMEGYFVRTLGMHRVYNSAFMHMLKNEDNAKYRQTIKNTLEFDPDILKRFVNFMNNPDEETAVAQFGRDDKYFGVCTLMLTMPGLPMFGHGQIEGFAEKYGMEYSRAYHDEQPDQGLIARHEHDIFPLARKRYLFAEVDSFHLYDFYSSHGQINENVYAYSNSHGDERALVLYNNSYESTQGWIKAAAPYTRKTSAGKLPNQRTDLAQALRLHTGPQWFTLLYEVHSGLWFIRRSSELFHAGLFAALSGYQYQVFMNVHEVEDTATGLYSRLHDRLGGSGTPDINRAVRDLYLEPVHAPMGWACHFDAFAALLRGWTEPGVEPDHELIQDLAVRYADAVDSLRSFDTKAGSLPGRDNLQHALSRTLPTIYAGTRQSLSKAPQAVTARMEQPLTDSNGKPDPVHTALWFCLAYLMPLTAAVEIPETVGEGTDVHPYRDAAALLLEEWELDRVIIGNVKDALGSIEDFEQLAYAVRRLLRIILGWMPYLPSAANPGKVAWTRILLHGILQDLDAHSQLGINSYDGVVYFNQEGFAELLAGIRIAGYFACLTEYHTPADSLSPAAKHLKALDSMLIAWKEAEEGSQYTVKQLIQLLDGETSTGKTARKPAGAKTGKAAAGSNPDSGAAAKKPARKTAKKPASKSNDTSSRS